The following is a genomic window from Amycolatopsis sp. BJA-103.
TGCGGTAGCCGCTGGTCCCGGGCTGGTCCGGGCACGCGATCGCCAGATCAAGTAGCTCGGACCAGGCGTCGCCCTGGCGTTCGGCCTTCGTGCGCAGGTCGGCTTGGCCGAACTCATCCACCGGCCGCGGCTTCACATACGCCTCAAGAGCAGCCGCGGTCCGCGCACCGGACTCGTCATCCAACAGACCATTCAGTTTCCAGTAGCCGTCTTTGCGGCGTTCCAAGGTCAGCTCGCGATGAGGCTGCTTCGGTTCGGGGTCTTTGGGTTCTTTGCCGTCGGGGTCGAGCCAGCCCAGCAGTTGGTCCCCGAGGTCCGATATCTGCTGGGGTCCGGCCTTCCGGGCGAGGTCGGCGAGGGTTGTCTCCGCGTGCTCCCGATCCTCCACCGATATCTCGGCGGGGATTTTCCGCAGGATCTCCACGATCTGCTTGATCCGTTCCTCGCCGATCGCACCGTCCGCCGCCGCAACAGCGGTCGCCGGTGCGAAGGCCGGGATCTCGGTGCCGTCCAGGGCCCGTGTGGGGTTCAGGTCGATTGCGCGATTCACGTATGGCCGCGCCTCGCCCTGGCTCAGTCCGGCGACATCGGCGAACCACGCCAACGTCGTCCCATAACCGTATAAGTCTTTCGCGCCACGAGAATCAATCTCCGCCAAATACCGCCCCAAACCGGCGGAAGCGACCCGCATCACCTGCAAGAACTGCTGCACGCCATGGGCAAGCTCCAACTTGCCAGCGCGCCACAACTCCTGCGGCAACTCGGGAACAAAGGTCTCGGACACCTCTCCATAATACCGCAAACCTGTCGAACAAGTGTTCATAATTTTAAGCAACGAGCAATCCGTGCATTCACCACTGACGGGTGATATCTGTCATTGAGGGAGTGTCAATGAGTAGTGACCGAAGGCCGAAGTGGGTCGTGAGTGGCGAAGAGGGTTCTAACCCGAATCGCCACTCACGACCAACCCGACCCAAAGAAACCCCGTCAAGACTCCACAAGAGCCCCATCGGCCAACCGAACCCGCCGATTCACCTTGATCTCGGTCAGGAACCGCTCGTCGTGACTCACGACCACGAAAGCCCCCTGATACGCCCCGAGCGCGCTCTCCAACTGCCCGACGCTGACCAGGTCGAGATTGTTCGTCGGCTCGTCCAGCAAAAGCAGCTGAGGTGCGGGTTCGGCGAACAGGACGCAGGCCAGGGTGGCTCGCAGCCGTTCGCCGCCGGAAAGCACGCCGACGGGGAGCTGGCTTCGCGCGCCCCGGAACAGGAATCGGGCCAGCAGCGTCATCCGTTGCGACTCGGGGAGAGCGGGGGCGAACACCGCGAAGTTCTCGGCGATGGTCCGGTCCAGGTCCAGCAGGTCCAGTCGTTGCGACAGGTAAGCGATCCGGCCCTCGGCACGCTTCAGGACACCGCCGTCGGGCTCCAGGTCTCCGTTGAGCACCCGCAGGAGGGTCGACTTGCCGGTGCCGTTGCCGCCGGTCAGCGCGATCCGTTCGGGGCCGCGGATCGTCAGGTCGACCCCGTCGCCCGCGAAGACGTCCCGGCCGTCGTACCGGACTTGGAGGTGCTCGCCGTGGAACATCGTGCGCCCGGCCGGGACATTGGTACCCGGAAGGATCAGCGAGATCTTCTGATCGTCGCGAAGGGAACGCTCGGCCTCGTCGAGACGGTTCTTCGCATCGCTGACCCGCGCGGCGTGCGTCTCGTTCGCCTTGCCCGCGGATTCCTGGGCGTTGCGTTTCATGGTCCCGGCGAAGATCTTCGGCAGGCCGGCGTTGCCGAGGTTGCGGGCCGCGTTGCCCGCTCGACGGTCGGCGCGTTCTCTGGCCTGCTGCATCTCCCGCTTCTCGCGTTTGACCTGCTGTTCTGCGCTGCGGACGTTGCGTTCGGCGACCTCTTGCTCGGCCTTGACCGCCGCTTCGTACTGGGTGAAGTTCCCGCCGTGGTACCGGACATCGCCGCGGTCGAGTTCGGCGATGCGGTCCATCCGGTCGAGCAGTTCCCGGTCGTGACTCACCAGCAGCAGACAGCCCGACCAGTCTTCGAGGACGCCGTAGAGCTTGCGGCGGGCGTCGAGGTCGAGGTTGTTGGTCGGTTCGTCCAGCAGCAGGATGTCGGGCCGTTTCAGCAATTGCGCCGCCAGGCCGAGGGAGATGATCTGCCCGCCGCTCAGCGTGCGCAGGCTCCGGTCCAGCGAGATGCCGTCGAGGCCGAGCCTGTCGAGCTGGGCGCGGGTGCGTTCCTCGATGTCCCAGTCGTTGCCGATGGTGGTGAAGTGCTCCTCACTCGCGTCGCCGGACTCGATGGCGCTCAGGGCCGCGAGCTGCGGGGCGATACCCAGCACTTCGGCGACGTCCAGGTCGGCGGTGAGCGGCAACGTCTGCGGCAGGTAGCCGAGGATTCCCTGGGCGGAGACGGATCCGGAGACCGGCCGCAGCTCGCCGGCGATCAGTTTGAGGAGCGTGCTCTTGCCCGCCCCGTTGGGCGCGACGAGGCCGGTGCGGCCCCCGGGCACGGTGAAGGACAGGTCGTCGAAGACAGGGGTGTCATCAGGCCAGGTGAAGGACAGCGCGGACACGACGACGAAGGCGTCTGACATGGAAATGACCTCGTGAAGGACAGCGGGCGCGTCGAAGCAGCACCGCGGTGGACGTGGCTTTGAGGGAACGACGAAATGGCCACATCGGCGTCAGCGCCGGTGGCCTGGCAACTCCGGCTCACCCGGAGATGTCGTCTTCACCTGCCACGTCTGGTCTCCATGCTCGTTGATCAGCTGCGCCTCCACCATAACAAAACCGGTCGGAGCCCGCCCGGGCTCCGACCGGCGGCCCTCAGCCCAGCCCGTTGAGGCTGATCGCCCGCGCGTACCAGAGCGCGCTTCGCTTCGGCGTCCGACGCTGGGTCGCGTAGTCGACGTGCACGAGGCCGAAGCGCTTGGCGTACCCCTCGGCCCACTCGAAGTTGTCGAGCAGCGACCAGTAGAAGTACCCGCGCAGGTCGACGCCCGCCTCGATCGCCTCGTACGCGGCGCGCAGATGCGAGTCGAGGAAGGCGATCCGGTCGGTGTCCACGATGTCCCCGCCGATCAGCGCGTCCGGATAGGACGCGCCGTTTTCGGTGATGTACAACGGGATCTGCCGGTAGTCTCGATGCACCTGCAGTAGACACTCGGTGAGTCGCGAGGGCTGCACCTCCCAGCCCGAGTCGGTGCGCGGCGCCGCTTCGTCGGGGACGAAATGGACGTCGGGGACGCCGAGCCAGTCGGGGCCCGCCGGTTCGCTGCCGGGTCTGGGGGTGCCCGAGACCTGGTAACCGCGGTAGTAGTTGATGCCCAGCCAGTCGATCGGCGCCGCGATCGTGGCCAGATCGCCCTCGCGCACCAGCTCCTCGAACCCGAGCGGGGCCAGGTCGGCCACCAGATCGGCGGGGTAGGAGCCCCGCAGCACCGGATCCAGGAAGAGCCGGTTCTGCAGGCCGTCGACCCGGCGGGCGGCTTCGATGTCCACAGTGGACGAAGGATCGGCCGTCGACACCGGGTACAGGTTCAGCGTGATCCCCGAGGATGCCGCCGGGGCGTGCCGCCGCAGGACGTCCATCGCGAGCCCGTGACCCAGCAGGAGATGGTGCGCGGCGGCGACGGCGGCGCGAGGTTCGCGTCGCCCGGGAGCATGGATCCCGCTCGCGTAGCCCAGCATCGCGGCACACCACGGCTCGTTCAGGGTGGACCAGTTCGCCACCCTGTCGCCCAGCCGCGCCACGATCGTTTCGGCGTACTCGGCGAACCGGAACGCGGTCTCGCGCGAGGCCCAGCCGCCCCCGTCTTCCAGTACCTGCGGGAGATCCCAGTGATACAGCGTTGCCCAGGGCTGGATCCCCGCTTCGAGAAGCCTGTCGACGAGCCGGTCGTAGAACGCGAGCCCGTGCGGATTCGGCTCGCCACCGTCGGGCCGGATCCGCGGCCACGACAGGGAGAACCGGTACGCGCCGAGCCCGAGCCGCCGCATCAGGTCGACGTCTTCGGCATACCGGTGGTAGTGATCGGCCCCCGGTTCACCGGTGTCGCCGCCGACGACGGCGCCGGGGCGGCGGGCGAAGACGTCCCAGATCGAGTCGGTGCGCCCGTCGGCGGCCGTGGCCCCTTCGACCTGGAAGGCCGCGGTGGCGGCGCCCCACACGAATCCGGGCGGGAACAGCAGCGCGGTCTTCGCCCGGACACTGTCGGGATGAGCGGACATGGTCACCCTTTCACGGCACCTTGCATGATCCCGGCCACGATCTGGCGGCCGAGGAGGAGGAAGACGATGAGGATCGGGATGGTGGCCAGGGTGGTCCCGGCCAGCACCAGCGAGTAGTCGACGTAGTAACCGCTCTGCAGCTTCTCCAGTGCCAGCTGGACGGTGGGGTTGCCGGCGTCCAGCACCACGAGCGGCCAGAGGAAGTCGTTCCACGACGTCATGAACGTGAACATCGCCAGGATCGCCGCCGCCGGGCGGACCGCGGGCAGGCAGACGTTCCAGAAGATCCGGATCATGCTGCAGCCGTCGACCCGGGCCGCCTCGATCAGTTCGTACGGCACCGCGTCCACTGTGTACTGACGCATCCAGAAGACACCGAAAGCGGTCACCAGGTTCGGCACGATCACCGACTGCAGCCCGCCCGCCCAGCCGAACTCCGACATCGCCATGAACAGCGGGATGATGCCGAGCTGGGTCGGGACGGCGAGCGTGATCACGATGAACACGAACAACCCGTTCCGGCCGCGGAACCGCAGTTTGGCGAACGCGAACCCGGCCAGCGACGAGAACAACACGGTGGTGAGGGTGACCGTGCCGGACACGATCAGGCTGTTCGCGAGCGCCTTCCAGAACGGCACCGTGTCGAACACCCGGGCCGCGTTGGCGAAGAAGTTCCCGCCGGGCAGGAAGGGCGGGACCCGCTCGGTGAGCATCCCGCTGTCCCGGCTGGCCACCAGGAACGACCAGTAGAACGGGAAGAGCGAGCCCAGCACGAAGATCGTGAGCACGACGTAGGTCGCCCGGCGTGGCTTGCCGAGCGCCGAGACACTCCGCTTGACACTGCTGGTGAGCACGGTCATTTCTTCTTCACCGCCGGAGTCCGGGCGAGCCTGCCGGTGAGGAAGAAGTTCACCAGCGCGATCAGCACGATGATCAGGAACAGCACCCACGCGATCGTCGAGGCGTAGCCGAGTTCGTAGTTCTCGAAGGCCGTTTGGTACAGGTACAGCGTCACGGTCTGGAACTGGTTGGACGAGCCGCCGTTGTTCGATCCGGGCATGGCGTCGAACAGCTTGGGCTCGGTGAAGATCTGCAGCCCGCCGATCGTCGAGGTGATCGTGACGAAGACCAGCGTCGGTTTCAGCAGTGGCAGCGTGATGCTGAAGAACCGGCGTACCGCACCCGCGCCGTCGATGAGGGCGGCTTCGTGCAGTTCCTTGGGAATGGCCTGCATCGCCGCGAGGACGATCAGCGCGTTGTACCCGGTCCAGCGCCAGTTCACCATGATCGCGATCGCGGCATGGCTGCTGAACCGGCCTGCCTGCCAGTCGACCGGGTCGAGGCCGATGGTCTGCAGCAGCCCGTTGACCAGGCCGTACTTCGGCCCGAACAGGTTCGCGAAGATGATCCCGAGCGCGACGAGACTGGCGGCGTAGGGGAGCAGGACGCCGACGCGCCAGCCGGTCGCCCCGCGCAGCCTGGCGCTGAGCAACGCGGCCAGGAGCACCGCGATGATCAGCTGGGGAACGCTGGAGAGCAGGAAGATGCTGACGGTGTTCTCGAGCGCGTTCCAGAACTGCGTGTCGGCGAACAGTTCCTTGAAGTTGTCCAGCCCGATGAAGTCCGGGGCGTCGTCACCGGCCTCCCAGCTGAACAGCGACACGTACGCCGTATAGAGCAGCGGGAACAACCCGACGATCCCGAACACGAGGAAGAACGGGGCGATGTAGAGGTACGGCGAGACTTTGACGTCCCACCGGCTCAGCCGGTGCCGGAGGGTCGGCCGGGGCGACGTGCGCACCCCGGCCTCCCTCCCTTCCGGCGCGATCTTGTCGACGACGGTCATCGGTCAGCGCGTGATCTTCTTCGCGGCGTCGAGCAGTTGCGTCCAGCCCTCGTCGGCCGACTTGCCCTGTTCGACGGCCTGCAGTGCCGGGCTCGACGCGTTCTCCTGGATCTGGCCGTCGCCCGGGCCCTTGTACTGCGGCTTGGCGACCTTCTTGGCCTGCTCCGCGAACAGCTGGCCGATCTTGGCGCCACCGAAGTAGGCGTCGGTCTCGCCCAACAGCGCCGGGTCTTCCAGCGCCTTGACCTGGCTGGGGAACGTGCCCTTCGCCTGGAACGCCTTGATCTGCTGCCCGGGCGCGGTCAGCCAGGCGGCGAGTTCGGCCGCCTCCTTCGGGTGTTTGGACTGCGTGGGCACGGTCAGGTACGAACCGCCCCAGTTCCCGCCACCGCCGGGGAAGGCCGCGGTGACCGCCCACTTGCCGGCGTTCTCCGGTCCGGAGTGCTCCTCGATCACGCCGAGCATCCACGCGGGGCACACCTTGGTGGCGAACGCGCCCTGCTTGAACCCGGAGTTCCATTCGTTGCTGAACGCGGTCAGCTTGGCCGACTGTCCTTTCGAGACGGCGCCGGTCACCTTGGTCCAGGCGTCCTTGATGCCCTGGTTCCCTTCCAGCGCCAGTTTGTCGTCGGTGCCGAGGTATCCGGTCGGGAGCTGGTTGACCATGGCGTTGAAGTTCTGTGCCGCCGAGTCGAACCACGCCTTCCCGCCGCTCTTGGAGACGTACTGGTCGCCCGCGGCGAAGTAGCTGTCCCAGGTCGCGAACAGTGGCTTGACCGCCTCGGGGTCGGTCGGCAGACCGGCTGCGGCGAGCATGTCCTTGCGGTAGCACATGGCGAGCGGGCCGATGTCGGTCCCGTAACCGATGACCTTGCCGTCCTTGGTCTTCGCCGCGTCGTACTTCCAACCGAGCCAGCGGTCAGGGGAGGCGTCCGCCGGGCCGATCTTGGGCAGGTCGTTGAACTTCGAGCCCTTGTCGAGGACGTTCGACAGATGGCCCTCTTCGACGGCGGTGACGTCGGCGAGGCCGGAACCCGCCGCCAGTTTCGTGATCAGGTCCTGGTGGTACGGGCCGCCCTGGCCGGTCTTGCGGTGGGTGATCTTGATGTTCGGGTGCAGCCGTTCGTATTCGGGGATGAGCTCCTCGTAGCCGAACTCGGTGAACGTCGCCAGCGACAGCTCGACCTTCGCGTTCGGGTCCGACGCGGCGGGAGCCCCGCCGTCGTCACCTCCGCACGCCGCCAGGCCGAACGCCGTCATCGTGATACCCAGTGCCAGCACCAGGCCGTTCCGGATGGTTCTCACGTCTTTGTCCCTTGCTGATGGGGTGAAGGAGAACTGGGAGCGCTCCCAGGAATGCGCAGAGTTTGTCCCCCCGGACGAGATCGTGTCAAGGGCTTGTAATGAGAGTGTTTCCATCGAGGGAGCGCTCTCAGTGTTCCCGGCCGCCGGACACTAAGCTGGGGGTGTCCGGATGACGCTGAAAGGTGAAGGTGACGCGGGTGGGGCCTCGACCAGGGGATGACGGCCGGCCGACGCTGGAAGACGTCGCCGCGTCCGCCGGGGTCAGCCGGTCGACGGCGTCCCGGGCGCTGAACGACGACGGCTACGTCAGCGCACGTTCCAAGGAGAGGGTGCTGGCCGCGGCCAAGGAGCTCGGCTACTCGCCGAACCAGGCGGCCCGGTCGCTGGTGACCAAGCGGACCGGGGCGGTCGCGGTCGTGCTGTCGGAGCCGGAAGCGCGGCTGCTCGACGACCCGTACCGCACCGCGGTCATGCGGGCGGGGTACCGCGAGCTGGCCGACATCGGCTGTCAGATGGTCTTGATCTTCAGCGACACCCGCGAGGATCTCGACCGCACGGTGCGGTTCCTGGACGGCGGGCACGTCGACGGTGTGCTGGTGTTCGCGCCGCACCGGACCGACCCGTTGCCCAAGGCGTTGCGGCAGTTGAGGATCCCGGTGGTGTACGGCGGGCAGGCGGCCGGGCTCAAACGCGGTGTCCACGTGGTCGACTTCGACAACGAGGGCGGCGCGAAGCTGGCCGTCGCGCATCTGGTCGGAGCGGGGCATCGCCGGATCGCGACGATCGCGGGCCCGCAGGACCAGAGCGCGGCGATCGACCGGCTTTCGGGCTGGCGCAAGACGCTGCTCGACGCCGGGCTCGACCCGGCGGACCTGGTCGAGGAGGCCGACTTCACCCTGACCGGCGGGGCGAAGGCGATGTCGAGCCTGCTCGCGCGGCGCCCCGATCTCGACGCCGTCTTCGTGGCCAGCGACATGATGGCCCTCGGCGCGCTCCGCACCCTGCATTCGGCCGGACGGCGGATCCCGTCGGACGTCGCCGTCGTCAGCTTCGACGACAACGCGACGCTGGCACCGGAGATGGACCCGCCGCTGACGTCGGTCCACCAGGACCCGCGGGAGCAGGTCCATGCGATGGTCGAGACGCTGCTCGCCCTGATGGACGATCAAGAACTCAAGCCACGCCAACGGATCTTGCCGGTCTCGCTCACGCATCGCGCCTCCAGCTGATCCGGGTGTCCGTGACCCGACTGTGACTCGGGGAGCGCTTGACCCGGCTCGTGTTATCGCTAACACTTGCGGCACTCGTCACACGGTACCGGCAGGGGGAGACACGCGATGGCGCGCGAGACCACCGAGGGCAAGCAGGCCAGTCTCACCGACGTGGCCGCGCTCGCGGGTGTTTCGCACATGACGGTCTCCCGGGTCATCAACGGCACCGGGCCGGTCCGCGCCGAGACCCGGGTCCGCGTGAACGCCGCCATCGAGCAACTGGACTACAGGCCGAACTCGGTCGCCCGCGCGCTGGTCACCGGCCGTTCCGGCACACTCGGCGTGGTCGCGCTGGAGGCCAATCTCTACGGACCGGCCAGCACCCTGAGCGGGATCGAGCACGCCGCCCGCGAGGCCGGCTACGCGACGACCATAACCAGCATCAGTCGTCCCGGCCGGTCGTCCATCGCCGACGCGGTGGAGCGTCTGCGGCGCCAGGCGGTCGAGGGCATCGTCGTGATCGCGCCGCACGTCACCGCGGGCCGGGCGCTGGAGGCGGCGCCCAGCGACGTGCCGCTCGTCGCGGTCGGCGGCGGGGAACAGGCGCCGGTGCCGGTGATCTCGGTCGACCAGTACGACGGCGCGCGCCGGGCCACCGAGCACCTTCTCGGGCTCGGGCACGAGACCGTCTGGCACGTGGCCGGACCCGAAGACTGGCTGGAGGCGCTCGACCGCGAGCGTGGCTGGCGGGAGACCCTGCAGCGGCACGGCGCGCGGATCCCGCCGGTCGTCCGGGGCGACTGGAGTGCGCGTTCCGGGTACGCGGCGGGGCGGTCCCTCGTCGGCGAAAAGGGGCTGGACGCGGTGTTCATGGCCAACGACCAGATGGCCCTCGGGTTTCTCCGCGCCTGCACCGAGGCCGGGGTGAACGTGCCGGGGGAGATGCGTGTCGTCGGATTCGACGACGTGCCGGAGGCGGCCTACTACACGCCGCCGCTCACGACGGTGCGCCAGGACTTCGTCGAAGTCGGCAGGCGCACGTTCGACCTGCTCCGCCGCCGGATGAACGGCGGTGAGGAACGTGCCCGTGACCTGGTGGTCCCCGAGTTGATCGTGCGGGAGAGCACCGGCATTTCGTAGGACCGGCGCTGGCTCGGCAAGGTGCCTCACAGCGGAATGTTAACGCTAACAGTTCGGGAGAAGAAGTGAGTACAGGGGAGCCGCTGGTCGTCGGCGTCGACTTCGGGACGCTGTCCGGCCGGGCCGTCGTGGTCCGGATCCGTGACGGCGCGGAACTGGGCAGCGCGGTTTCGGAGTACTGCCACGGGGTGATCGACGGGATCCTGCCGTCGACCGGCCGGGGCTTGCCGCCGGACTGGGCGCTGCAGATGCCGTCGGACTACGTCGACGTCCTCCGCACCGCCGTGCCGGAAGCGATCCGCGCGGCCGGGGTCGATCCCGCCGACGTGATCGGCATCGGAACCGACTTCACCGCCTGCACCATGGTGCCGACGACCGCCGAAGGCACTCCGCTGTGCGACCTGCCCGAGTTCGCGGCCGAACCGCACGCCTACGCGAAGTTGTGGCGGCACCATTCCGCGCAGCCGCAGGCGGACCGGATCAACGCACTGGCACGGGAACGCGAGGAGTCCTGGCTGCCGCGCTACGGCGGGCTGATCTCCTCGGAGTGGGAGTTCGCCAAGGCGCTGGAAGTCTTCGAGGAGGCGCCCGAGGTGTACGCGCGGATGCGGCACTGGGTCGAGCTCGCCGACTGGATCGTCTGGCAGCTCACCGGGACCTATGTCCGCAACGCCTGCACCGCCGGGTACAAGGGAATCCTCCAGGACGGCCGGTATCCGGGCGTGGGCTTCCTGGAGGCGCTGGCACCCGGCTTCGGATCCTTTGTGGACGAGAAGCTCGCGCATCCGCTGGGGGCCCTCGGCGCCAAGGCGGGAACTCTGAACGCCCAGGCCGCCGAATGGACCGGTCTGCGCGAGGGGATCGCGGTCGCCGTCGGGAACGTGGACGCGCACGTCACCG
Proteins encoded in this region:
- the abc-f gene encoding ribosomal protection-like ABC-F family protein, which codes for MSDAFVVVSALSFTWPDDTPVFDDLSFTVPGGRTGLVAPNGAGKSTLLKLIAGELRPVSGSVSAQGILGYLPQTLPLTADLDVAEVLGIAPQLAALSAIESGDASEEHFTTIGNDWDIEERTRAQLDRLGLDGISLDRSLRTLSGGQIISLGLAAQLLKRPDILLLDEPTNNLDLDARRKLYGVLEDWSGCLLLVSHDRELLDRMDRIAELDRGDVRYHGGNFTQYEAAVKAEQEVAERNVRSAEQQVKREKREMQQARERADRRAGNAARNLGNAGLPKIFAGTMKRNAQESAGKANETHAARVSDAKNRLDEAERSLRDDQKISLILPGTNVPAGRTMFHGEHLQVRYDGRDVFAGDGVDLTIRGPERIALTGGNGTGKSTLLRVLNGDLEPDGGVLKRAEGRIAYLSQRLDLLDLDRTIAENFAVFAPALPESQRMTLLARFLFRGARSQLPVGVLSGGERLRATLACVLFAEPAPQLLLLDEPTNNLDLVSVGQLESALGAYQGAFVVVSHDERFLTEIKVNRRVRLADGALVES
- a CDS encoding ABC transporter substrate-binding protein, translated to MRTIRNGLVLALGITMTAFGLAACGGDDGGAPAASDPNAKVELSLATFTEFGYEELIPEYERLHPNIKITHRKTGQGGPYHQDLITKLAAGSGLADVTAVEEGHLSNVLDKGSKFNDLPKIGPADASPDRWLGWKYDAAKTKDGKVIGYGTDIGPLAMCYRKDMLAAAGLPTDPEAVKPLFATWDSYFAAGDQYVSKSGGKAWFDSAAQNFNAMVNQLPTGYLGTDDKLALEGNQGIKDAWTKVTGAVSKGQSAKLTAFSNEWNSGFKQGAFATKVCPAWMLGVIEEHSGPENAGKWAVTAAFPGGGGNWGGSYLTVPTQSKHPKEAAELAAWLTAPGQQIKAFQAKGTFPSQVKALEDPALLGETDAYFGGAKIGQLFAEQAKKVAKPQYKGPGDGQIQENASSPALQAVEQGKSADEGWTQLLDAAKKITR
- a CDS encoding LacI family DNA-binding transcriptional regulator gives rise to the protein MKVTRVGPRPGDDGRPTLEDVAASAGVSRSTASRALNDDGYVSARSKERVLAAAKELGYSPNQAARSLVTKRTGAVAVVLSEPEARLLDDPYRTAVMRAGYRELADIGCQMVLIFSDTREDLDRTVRFLDGGHVDGVLVFAPHRTDPLPKALRQLRIPVVYGGQAAGLKRGVHVVDFDNEGGAKLAVAHLVGAGHRRIATIAGPQDQSAAIDRLSGWRKTLLDAGLDPADLVEEADFTLTGGAKAMSSLLARRPDLDAVFVASDMMALGALRTLHSAGRRIPSDVAVVSFDDNATLAPEMDPPLTSVHQDPREQVHAMVETLLALMDDQELKPRQRILPVSLTHRASS
- a CDS encoding carbohydrate ABC transporter permease; the protein is MTVLTSSVKRSVSALGKPRRATYVVLTIFVLGSLFPFYWSFLVASRDSGMLTERVPPFLPGGNFFANAARVFDTVPFWKALANSLIVSGTVTLTTVLFSSLAGFAFAKLRFRGRNGLFVFIVITLAVPTQLGIIPLFMAMSEFGWAGGLQSVIVPNLVTAFGVFWMRQYTVDAVPYELIEAARVDGCSMIRIFWNVCLPAVRPAAAILAMFTFMTSWNDFLWPLVVLDAGNPTVQLALEKLQSGYYVDYSLVLAGTTLATIPILIVFLLLGRQIVAGIMQGAVKG
- a CDS encoding GH1 family beta-glucosidase, which encodes MTMSAHPDSVRAKTALLFPPGFVWGAATAAFQVEGATAADGRTDSIWDVFARRPGAVVGGDTGEPGADHYHRYAEDVDLMRRLGLGAYRFSLSWPRIRPDGGEPNPHGLAFYDRLVDRLLEAGIQPWATLYHWDLPQVLEDGGGWASRETAFRFAEYAETIVARLGDRVANWSTLNEPWCAAMLGYASGIHAPGRREPRAAVAAAHHLLLGHGLAMDVLRRHAPAASSGITLNLYPVSTADPSSTVDIEAARRVDGLQNRLFLDPVLRGSYPADLVADLAPLGFEELVREGDLATIAAPIDWLGINYYRGYQVSGTPRPGSEPAGPDWLGVPDVHFVPDEAAPRTDSGWEVQPSRLTECLLQVHRDYRQIPLYITENGASYPDALIGGDIVDTDRIAFLDSHLRAAYEAIEAGVDLRGYFYWSLLDNFEWAEGYAKRFGLVHVDYATQRRTPKRSALWYARAISLNGLG
- a CDS encoding carbohydrate ABC transporter permease, with translation MTVVDKIAPEGREAGVRTSPRPTLRHRLSRWDVKVSPYLYIAPFFLVFGIVGLFPLLYTAYVSLFSWEAGDDAPDFIGLDNFKELFADTQFWNALENTVSIFLLSSVPQLIIAVLLAALLSARLRGATGWRVGVLLPYAASLVALGIIFANLFGPKYGLVNGLLQTIGLDPVDWQAGRFSSHAAIAIMVNWRWTGYNALIVLAAMQAIPKELHEAALIDGAGAVRRFFSITLPLLKPTLVFVTITSTIGGLQIFTEPKLFDAMPGSNNGGSSNQFQTVTLYLYQTAFENYELGYASTIAWVLFLIIVLIALVNFFLTGRLARTPAVKKK
- a CDS encoding LacI family DNA-binding transcriptional regulator, coding for MARETTEGKQASLTDVAALAGVSHMTVSRVINGTGPVRAETRVRVNAAIEQLDYRPNSVARALVTGRSGTLGVVALEANLYGPASTLSGIEHAAREAGYATTITSISRPGRSSIADAVERLRRQAVEGIVVIAPHVTAGRALEAAPSDVPLVAVGGGEQAPVPVISVDQYDGARRATEHLLGLGHETVWHVAGPEDWLEALDRERGWRETLQRHGARIPPVVRGDWSARSGYAAGRSLVGEKGLDAVFMANDQMALGFLRACTEAGVNVPGEMRVVGFDDVPEAAYYTPPLTTVRQDFVEVGRRTFDLLRRRMNGGEERARDLVVPELIVRESTGIS